The following coding sequences lie in one Synergistota bacterium genomic window:
- the pdxA gene encoding 4-hydroxythreonine-4-phosphate dehydrogenase PdxA, whose translation MSELPVVGITMGDAAGIGPEIIVKALAKREIWETCKPLIIGDFHIMEQNLKFWPKDSEIKDPKLILISSPEYASWEVGKINIIQPIPSLKGIEPGKLSLEAGRGAALYVKAGAELAKKGLIHAIATAPLNKEAINKAGFNYPGHTELLASEFGIERYSLVLTARDIFIFHVTTHVSLREAIDLINIERILNQIRLAHLFSKALGYDKEKIAVSALNPHAGEGGLFGREEIEIIEPAVKIAQSEGINAIGPLPGDALFPAATKGKYRFLIAMYHDQGHIFFKSLFFDEGVNITVGLPILRTSVDHGTAFDIAGLGIANESSMAQAIKLAAKLGPKWKEIYKNLEI comes from the coding sequence ATGAGTGAGCTTCCGGTAGTTGGTATAACAATGGGGGACGCTGCTGGAATAGGACCGGAGATAATAGTCAAGGCCTTAGCTAAAAGGGAAATCTGGGAAACATGTAAACCATTGATAATAGGAGATTTTCATATAATGGAGCAAAACCTAAAGTTTTGGCCAAAAGATTCGGAGATCAAAGACCCAAAGCTTATCTTAATTAGCTCTCCAGAATACGCTTCCTGGGAAGTAGGTAAAATTAATATCATACAGCCAATCCCTTCCTTAAAAGGGATAGAACCTGGCAAACTTTCCTTAGAAGCAGGAAGAGGAGCAGCCTTATATGTAAAGGCAGGAGCAGAGCTTGCCAAAAAGGGACTTATACATGCTATAGCTACAGCTCCGCTAAACAAAGAGGCTATAAATAAAGCCGGCTTTAACTATCCAGGCCATACGGAGCTTTTAGCCAGTGAATTCGGAATAGAACGATACTCCTTAGTTTTAACAGCAAGAGACATTTTTATCTTCCACGTAACAACCCATGTTTCCTTGCGTGAAGCAATTGACCTTATAAACATAGAACGTATATTAAATCAGATAAGGTTAGCGCACCTATTCTCCAAGGCCTTGGGGTACGATAAAGAGAAGATCGCTGTATCAGCTTTAAACCCACACGCAGGTGAAGGGGGGCTTTTCGGAAGAGAAGAAATCGAGATCATAGAACCAGCCGTTAAAATAGCTCAAAGCGAAGGAATAAATGCGATAGGTCCTCTACCTGGGGATGCCCTCTTCCCAGCTGCCACTAAAGGAAAATACCGTTTCCTCATAGCCATGTATCACGACCAAGGACATATATTCTTCAAAAGCTTATTCTTCGATGAGGGAGTTAACATAACTGTTGGACTACCTATCCTAAGAACGTCAGTAGATCATGGTACAGCTTTTGATATCGCTGGTTTAGGAATAGCCAACGAAAGTAGCATGGCTCAGGCAATAAAGTTAGCAGCCAAGTTAGGACCTAAATGGAAAGAGATATACAAAAACCTTGAAATTTAA
- a CDS encoding TRAP transporter fused permease subunit, whose translation MEFRSFFKRHIAILISVSWILFQLYIALVKPLHPMLQNPIHLLFALLLVFVYFPSGKGWLRVIDIVSGIALGFLAYYFIAHTLRLQTRWPYVDPILSIDIIAGLITIVLLLEAVRRAVGIELFILSLMFLVYAIWGKYFPGLLKFSGIGLNQFVELMVMGPDGIFGVPLSTSTSMIFYIILFGAFFSELGGKLLIDIGLKIGGRQYGGPAKAAVISSGLMGMVSGSAVANVSTTGVITIPLMKRIGYKPEEAGAIEAVASTGGQIMPPIMGVGAFIMAEFLGVRYGFIAKSAIFPALCYYLTLWFVVDFLARKRNIRQIQMEQFLSIEPILPRLHSLIPMIALIWYIFSGASLGRAAIMSTAIAILINGFNYILRFKNVLGLRDFLDCLIQATKQAVGVAVPTAACGIIIGIVVQSGLAAKASNLLISVGHNNLALSLIITMVGCIVLGMAVPTVAVYILGAVFFAPNLIKLGLPPLVAHMFVFYFGAIAQITPPVCLASFTAAGIAKASSWRTGWIAFSYALTGFLVPFAFAYKPELLLLGSFSESIGAFLLVICGGVLLASSLVGYFMVPIKSLLLRVILGVSAIGVILPEIISSILGLSIGALILIFNHIYVRRALKG comes from the coding sequence TTGGAATTTAGATCTTTCTTTAAACGCCATATTGCTATTTTGATTTCAGTGTCGTGGATCTTGTTTCAGCTTTATATAGCTTTAGTTAAACCCCTTCATCCTATGTTACAGAATCCAATACATTTGCTTTTTGCTCTTTTATTGGTTTTTGTATATTTTCCAAGCGGTAAGGGATGGTTGAGAGTGATTGATATAGTGAGTGGAATTGCTTTAGGTTTTCTGGCTTACTATTTTATAGCTCATACCCTTAGGCTTCAAACAAGGTGGCCTTATGTAGATCCTATATTAAGCATAGATATAATTGCTGGTTTAATTACAATTGTTCTTTTACTTGAGGCGGTTAGGCGTGCTGTTGGAATAGAGCTCTTTATCTTGAGTTTGATGTTCTTAGTTTACGCGATTTGGGGGAAATACTTTCCAGGCTTACTTAAATTTAGCGGCATAGGGTTAAATCAGTTTGTGGAATTGATGGTAATGGGACCTGATGGTATCTTTGGTGTACCCCTATCTACATCGACAAGCATGATATTTTACATTATTCTGTTTGGTGCCTTTTTCTCAGAGTTAGGCGGTAAGCTTCTTATTGACATTGGGTTGAAGATAGGTGGAAGACAATATGGTGGTCCAGCTAAAGCTGCGGTTATATCGAGTGGTTTAATGGGTATGGTGAGTGGTAGCGCTGTGGCTAATGTTAGCACTACGGGAGTTATAACTATCCCTCTTATGAAAAGGATAGGTTATAAACCGGAGGAAGCTGGAGCTATTGAGGCTGTTGCATCAACTGGAGGCCAAATTATGCCTCCTATAATGGGTGTAGGGGCATTTATAATGGCTGAGTTTTTAGGTGTTAGATATGGATTTATAGCAAAATCAGCGATATTCCCTGCTCTATGCTATTACTTGACCTTATGGTTTGTGGTTGATTTTCTCGCAAGAAAGCGTAATATTAGGCAGATTCAGATGGAACAGTTTCTAAGTATAGAGCCTATTTTGCCGCGTTTGCATTCCTTAATACCAATGATAGCCCTTATTTGGTATATTTTCTCAGGAGCGTCTCTAGGTAGAGCTGCGATTATGAGTACCGCTATAGCTATATTAATAAACGGGTTTAACTATATATTGAGATTTAAAAATGTATTAGGTTTAAGAGATTTCTTAGATTGTCTTATTCAGGCGACGAAACAGGCAGTGGGAGTTGCAGTTCCCACGGCAGCCTGTGGCATCATAATAGGTATAGTAGTTCAATCAGGATTGGCTGCTAAAGCTAGTAATCTATTGATTAGCGTAGGGCATAATAATTTAGCTCTATCTTTAATTATAACTATGGTAGGTTGTATTGTGCTTGGCATGGCTGTTCCCACAGTAGCCGTTTATATATTAGGAGCGGTTTTCTTTGCACCTAATTTGATAAAGTTAGGACTTCCTCCTCTTGTTGCTCATATGTTTGTTTTTTACTTTGGAGCTATAGCTCAAATTACTCCGCCGGTTTGTTTAGCTTCTTTTACCGCTGCGGGAATTGCAAAAGCAAGCTCATGGCGTACTGGGTGGATTGCCTTTAGCTATGCTTTGACCGGTTTTCTTGTCCCATTTGCTTTTGCATATAAGCCTGAGTTGTTGTTACTTGGATCATTTTCTGAATCAATCGGTGCCTTTTTATTGGTGATTTGTGGAGGCGTTTTATTAGCTTCTAGTTTAGTCGGATATTTTATGGTTCCTATAAAAAGCTTACTATTAAGGGTTATCTTAGGGGTTTCAGCTATAGGAGTTATATTGCCCGAGATTATAAGCTCTATCTTAGGGTTAAGCATTGGGGCTTTGATACTTATTTTTAATCACATTTATGTAAGAAGAGCTTTAAAGGGGTGA
- a CDS encoding FAD-binding protein, with translation MIGSRYDVIILGSGLSGLCAAMRILELEKANILVLSPGSGATPYIAAINVALPYNPWGDSVKQHYLDTMEAGFWINDPMLVEEMCFSAPRCIELLQEWGVRFASKDGDFLRRRTSGSSYPRSLCQTSGLIGGQISSLLREVLLRKGVKFVRGFCNNLIVYDGRVYGVSFVTHDESDSKNIFAPVVVAAWGGIGTLFPDSTYPSDVDGRGLAIAFEAGVSLIDLEFLEFEPLVLLHPPSLRGEPCPTAMLGEGAYLLNKNGERFLLRFRPQGEAGAPKSLINMAIWDEVSRGNGSPHGGIYVDLRHIPESTLRAYPWFYNRVVSVGLDPKRDLLEVGPMAHSHSGGIKVERGYRTSVKGFFAIGEAAGGIHGACRLGGNAATQALVSGILAAEEIAKEREENEREFEKALGKKSLIDSSIRFKRNASIMGEKICLIKDILRKAFGFRRSGCELERAFNLISDILESTELKLDTFSYQTVLSALLLIKAAFLREETRGSHYREDYPFIKPQWQCSIEIFKGEDGSVCWRKVSRSPTEEGFKSCF, from the coding sequence ATGATTGGGTCTCGCTATGATGTGATAATCTTGGGTTCTGGACTTTCCGGCTTATGTGCTGCAATGCGTATATTAGAGCTTGAAAAGGCGAATATCTTAGTTCTATCTCCTGGATCAGGAGCTACCCCATATATAGCGGCTATAAATGTAGCTTTACCATATAATCCGTGGGGGGATAGTGTTAAGCAGCATTACCTAGATACAATGGAAGCAGGTTTCTGGATAAATGATCCGATGCTTGTTGAGGAGATGTGTTTTTCTGCTCCAAGATGTATAGAACTTTTGCAAGAGTGGGGAGTAAGATTTGCATCAAAGGATGGTGATTTTCTTCGCAGACGTACCTCTGGTTCAAGCTATCCCCGGTCACTCTGTCAAACTAGTGGATTGATAGGAGGACAAATTAGTAGTTTACTGAGAGAGGTTCTTTTGCGAAAAGGAGTAAAGTTTGTAAGGGGTTTTTGTAATAACTTAATAGTTTATGATGGTAGGGTTTACGGTGTGAGCTTTGTTACCCATGATGAAAGTGATTCTAAAAATATATTTGCTCCTGTTGTGGTTGCTGCGTGGGGTGGTATAGGTACGCTTTTTCCTGATTCTACCTACCCTTCAGATGTGGATGGAAGAGGTCTTGCTATTGCCTTTGAAGCTGGAGTTTCTCTTATTGACTTAGAGTTCTTAGAGTTTGAGCCCCTTGTTTTACTTCATCCCCCATCTTTAAGAGGCGAGCCCTGCCCTACTGCTATGCTTGGTGAGGGGGCTTACCTGTTAAACAAAAATGGTGAGAGGTTTTTGCTAAGATTTAGACCGCAAGGGGAGGCTGGAGCGCCTAAGAGTTTGATTAACATGGCTATTTGGGATGAAGTATCTAGGGGTAATGGTTCACCTCACGGTGGGATCTATGTTGATTTGCGACATATACCTGAGAGCACGTTAAGGGCTTATCCATGGTTTTATAATAGAGTTGTTAGTGTTGGTCTGGATCCAAAAAGGGACCTCTTAGAAGTTGGCCCAATGGCTCACAGTCACTCTGGAGGTATAAAGGTGGAAAGAGGGTATAGGACGTCTGTGAAAGGGTTTTTCGCTATAGGGGAGGCTGCTGGTGGAATACATGGTGCATGTAGGTTGGGTGGTAATGCTGCTACACAAGCTTTAGTCTCAGGAATTTTAGCAGCGGAGGAAATAGCTAAAGAAAGAGAAGAGAATGAAAGGGAGTTTGAAAAAGCTTTGGGAAAGAAAAGCTTAATAGATAGTTCTATAAGGTTTAAGAGAAACGCTTCTATTATGGGAGAGAAAATTTGTTTAATAAAAGATATATTAAGAAAGGCTTTTGGTTTTCGACGTAGTGGGTGTGAACTTGAGAGGGCATTTAATCTTATAAGCGATATTCTCGAATCTACCGAGCTTAAGCTCGATACCTTCTCATATCAGACAGTTCTTTCTGCTTTATTGCTGATAAAAGCTGCCTTTTTAAGGGAAGAAACACGTGGTTCTCACTATAGAGAGGATTATCCCTTTATTAAGCCCCAGTGGCAGTGCTCGATTGAGATATTTAAGGGGGAGGATGGTTCCGTCTGCTGGAGAAAAGTATCTCGGAGTCCCACTGAGGAGGGTTTCAAGTCTTGCTTTTAA
- a CDS encoding SDR family oxidoreductase, which produces MLLKGKVAIITGASRGIGKAIALVFAQHGAFLVINGTKGELLEKLRDEIRSMGRKCIIQVGDVSDPDTGVKLAKSAFDEFGHIDILVNNAGIITRTTTLDTEPEEWRRIIEVNLSGTFYCCKAVLPYMINQKYGKIINISSTRGKAPHPNASPAYGASKAGIIYLTRHLALEMGKYNIYVNAICPGPIETEMVSTWERDYRDQVISKIPLGKLGLPEDVANLVLFLASDMSNFITGEAININGGAYMD; this is translated from the coding sequence TTGCTTTTAAAGGGAAAGGTAGCCATAATCACTGGAGCGAGCAGGGGTATAGGTAAGGCTATAGCTTTGGTCTTTGCTCAGCATGGTGCTTTTCTTGTGATTAATGGGACTAAGGGTGAACTTTTGGAGAAGTTGAGGGATGAAATAAGGAGCATGGGACGGAAATGTATTATTCAAGTTGGAGATGTGTCTGATCCCGATACGGGGGTCAAGCTTGCGAAATCTGCTTTTGATGAATTTGGCCATATTGATATTCTTGTTAATAATGCAGGCATAATAACGCGTACTACTACTTTGGATACTGAACCAGAGGAATGGCGTAGGATAATAGAAGTAAACTTAAGCGGTACATTTTATTGCTGTAAGGCGGTCTTGCCTTATATGATTAATCAGAAATATGGCAAGATTATAAATATATCCTCTACAAGAGGAAAAGCTCCCCATCCGAATGCATCTCCTGCTTATGGTGCTTCTAAAGCAGGAATAATATATTTAACTCGGCATCTAGCTTTAGAGATGGGTAAATATAACATATATGTCAATGCTATTTGTCCCGGTCCTATAGAGACGGAGATGGTATCTACCTGGGAGAGGGATTATCGCGATCAAGTTATAAGCAAGATCCCTTTGGGTAAGCTTGGATTGCCTGAAGATGTAGCTAATTTAGTTTTGTTTTTGGCCTCAGATATGTCGAACTTTATAACCGGTGAGGCTATAAATATCAATGGTGGAGCATATATGGATTAA
- a CDS encoding dihydrodipicolinate synthase family protein — translation MVKKAPYGIIIPPVIPFKKDGALDKTALKELIEFWCKHVDGFFICGTVSSGPLMTVDEKKELTEKFIEYVNGCCPVFVHVGSPSTYEALDLAKHAERAGADAIAAVPPYYYPHTSSAIKSYYETILSSVSLPFYVYTIPQNTNVNLSVELLKELADMGINGIKDSTLNFSYHMELRRKLAPLGFEVIQGSDSLLVPSWMAGSRACVSGIANGLPELVKDVLRKCEERYYEEAFHMQQVLLSIRDSFGQASFIPMLYGLLKLRGLNAGYPRQPFIPVSDDLLRNVEQNLKELGVL, via the coding sequence ATGGTTAAAAAGGCTCCCTATGGTATTATAATTCCTCCTGTTATACCCTTTAAGAAAGATGGGGCGCTTGATAAAACTGCGCTCAAAGAGCTTATAGAGTTTTGGTGTAAGCATGTTGACGGTTTCTTTATATGCGGTACGGTTTCATCTGGTCCATTGATGACAGTAGATGAGAAAAAAGAGCTTACGGAGAAGTTTATTGAATACGTTAATGGTTGTTGTCCAGTATTCGTTCATGTTGGATCGCCCTCTACTTATGAAGCGTTGGATCTTGCTAAGCATGCTGAAAGGGCAGGTGCTGATGCCATTGCGGCTGTTCCTCCTTATTACTATCCTCACACTTCGAGTGCCATTAAAAGCTATTATGAAACGATATTGAGCTCTGTTTCTTTGCCATTTTATGTTTATACTATACCTCAGAATACGAATGTTAATTTATCAGTTGAGCTTTTAAAAGAGCTAGCGGATATGGGAATAAATGGCATAAAGGACAGTACCCTTAATTTCTCATATCACATGGAGTTGAGGAGGAAGCTTGCTCCTTTAGGTTTTGAGGTAATTCAAGGAAGCGATTCTCTTTTGGTTCCCAGTTGGATGGCGGGAAGTCGTGCATGCGTTTCCGGAATTGCTAATGGTTTGCCTGAATTGGTTAAAGATGTTCTTAGGAAGTGCGAAGAGAGATATTATGAGGAAGCCTTTCATATGCAACAGGTTCTACTGAGTATCAGGGATTCCTTTGGACAGGCTTCTTTTATTCCGATGCTTTACGGGCTTCTTAAATTGAGGGGGTTAAATGCTGGATATCCTAGACAACCTTTTATCCCTGTTTCTGATGATCTGTTAAGGAATGTGGAGCAGAATTTAAAAGAATTGGGAGTTTTATAA
- a CDS encoding TAXI family TRAP transporter solute-binding subunit — MGKKLVVVLMVTACIGLVASGAFASESTLIFATQSPGTSWYAYATVMSGLISTVLPQGYKVDVQTISPGGLAAPFLIAEGKAHLTFANAAAVKWALEGTVPGRPKISGVTALAGGFDTPFLVVIFTDNFVKKTGIATMEDLVKKKHPVRIAVKALGSFGEIACKHVFSAYGVTYDDIKSWGGSITHTGPAQIVDLLRDDKADITIDHIPAGQAAISELCMTTKVHFIQLPDEIIAKLNQMGWDTYVMPAGTWKGQEKDIKTVGSGTVLIATDKLPGDVAYAITKKLCESKKELVSAFAALEVFDPATAWKPLKCGAPLHPGAEKYYKEKGYMK, encoded by the coding sequence TTGGGGAAAAAGTTGGTTGTGGTATTGATGGTAACAGCTTGTATAGGGTTGGTGGCTTCCGGTGCTTTTGCCTCTGAAAGTACCCTGATATTTGCCACACAAAGTCCTGGGACGAGCTGGTATGCTTATGCTACAGTGATGTCTGGTCTAATTAGTACGGTGTTGCCTCAGGGTTATAAAGTTGATGTTCAAACGATATCCCCTGGAGGACTTGCTGCTCCTTTTCTTATTGCTGAAGGAAAGGCACATTTAACGTTTGCTAATGCGGCGGCAGTTAAATGGGCTCTTGAGGGAACTGTTCCGGGTAGGCCTAAAATTAGCGGTGTTACCGCTCTCGCAGGAGGGTTTGATACTCCCTTCCTTGTGGTGATATTCACTGATAACTTTGTTAAGAAGACAGGTATAGCTACCATGGAGGATTTAGTTAAGAAGAAGCATCCTGTTAGAATAGCAGTTAAGGCTTTGGGATCCTTTGGTGAGATAGCATGTAAACATGTTTTTAGCGCTTATGGTGTTACCTATGACGATATTAAATCATGGGGTGGATCCATTACACATACTGGTCCAGCTCAGATCGTGGATCTTTTGAGGGATGACAAGGCTGATATAACCATCGACCACATACCTGCAGGTCAAGCTGCTATAAGTGAGCTTTGCATGACTACCAAGGTTCATTTTATACAGCTTCCTGATGAAATTATTGCAAAGCTTAATCAGATGGGATGGGATACTTATGTTATGCCTGCAGGGACATGGAAGGGACAGGAAAAGGATATTAAGACGGTTGGTAGCGGAACGGTCTTAATAGCTACTGATAAATTGCCAGGGGATGTAGCCTATGCAATAACGAAGAAGCTTTGTGAAAGTAAAAAGGAATTGGTTTCTGCTTTTGCTGCTTTAGAGGTATTTGATCCAGCTACCGCATGGAAACCGCTTAAATGCGGGGCTCCCCTTCACCCTGGTGCGGAGAAGTATTACAAAGAGAAAGGGTACATGAAATAG